A genomic region of Coriobacteriaceae bacterium contains the following coding sequences:
- a CDS encoding type II toxin-antitoxin system RelE/ParE family toxin translates to MAYRVEYSKAALKQLKKMDRFDARLITSWIGKHLDGIDDPRIYGKGLSGNRSGEWRYHVGEYRILCIIKDDVLVVEVFSIGHRSNVYKR, encoded by the coding sequence ATGGCATATCGTGTTGAATACTCAAAGGCCGCACTCAAGCAGCTCAAGAAAATGGACCGATTCGATGCCCGTCTCATCACATCGTGGATCGGCAAGCATCTTGACGGTATCGATGACCCGCGCATCTACGGCAAAGGGCTATCGGGTAATCGCTCGGGAGAATGGCGATATCACGTTGGCGAATACCGTATTCTCTGCATTATCAAGGACGATGTGCTAGTCGTAGAGGTGTTCTCGATAGGGCATCGAAGCAACGTATACAAACGCTAA
- a CDS encoding ferritin — translation MDSKVYELINDQINKELYSAYLYLSFADYYADEGLDGYENWYLIQAAEERDHALIFRKYLLDNDCKVVLKAIDQPDKTFKNHLEPLEAGLEHERYVTSLINDIYAAAKEVNDFRTMKFLDWFIDEQLEEEVNATDMVTKMKLFGSDAKSLYELDQEYLARTYSTPSPLAAE, via the coding sequence ATGGATTCCAAGGTATACGAACTCATCAACGATCAGATCAACAAGGAGCTGTACTCGGCGTACCTGTACCTCTCCTTCGCAGACTACTATGCGGACGAGGGCCTCGATGGCTACGAGAACTGGTACCTCATCCAGGCGGCCGAGGAGCGCGATCACGCTCTCATCTTCCGCAAGTATCTCCTCGATAACGACTGCAAGGTGGTGCTCAAGGCCATTGACCAGCCGGACAAGACCTTCAAGAACCATCTCGAGCCGCTTGAGGCCGGTCTCGAGCACGAGCGCTACGTCACGAGCCTCATCAACGACATCTACGCCGCCGCCAAGGAGGTCAACGACTTCCGTACGATGAAGTTCCTCGATTGGTTCATCGACGAGCAACTCGAGGAGGAGGTCAACGCGACCGACATGGTCACGAAGATGAAGCTCTTCGGCTCGGATGCCAAGTCGCTCTACGAGCTTGACCAGGAGTATCTGGCGCGCACGTACAGCACGCCCTCCCCGCTTGCCGCAGAGTAG
- a CDS encoding glycoside hydrolase family 3 protein, with amino-acid sequence MTAEEKAAQLFIVTPEQISGTELSLGVDDVFREGLQAHPVCGLTYFDGNIVDSAQTSTMLADTQVVAGELGMMPPFLCVDEEGGTVQRIGGKPGFDSPFIGDARDIGATGDVAVARETARTIAIALRDLGFNVDFAPSCDVATSESSNMRRRSFGAEASLVGRMAAAQIEAFEDEGILCCAKHFPGIGDPENDSHASSIYSNKTREELAAQLAPFVAAIVAGVPMVMVGHLSLPQITGSAIPASISPDIVQGILRDEIGYDGVVTTDSLGMGALLEFCSPGDVGVAAIEAGCDIALMPSEFDAAYAGLVDAINGGRIPMERVDQSLMRILTLKLKSFPELFDETIQEELAKTR; translated from the coding sequence ATGACTGCGGAGGAAAAAGCCGCGCAGCTCTTCATCGTGACGCCTGAGCAGATCAGCGGGACGGAGCTTTCCCTGGGAGTTGACGACGTCTTTCGCGAGGGCTTGCAGGCGCATCCCGTCTGCGGCCTCACCTACTTCGACGGTAACATCGTCGATTCTGCGCAGACCAGCACGATGCTTGCCGACACGCAGGTCGTGGCAGGCGAGCTTGGCATGATGCCGCCGTTCCTTTGCGTTGACGAGGAAGGCGGAACAGTCCAGCGCATTGGCGGCAAACCGGGGTTCGACTCGCCATTCATCGGCGATGCTCGTGATATCGGCGCGACCGGCGACGTGGCTGTGGCCCGCGAGACCGCGCGCACTATCGCCATCGCCCTGCGCGACCTTGGCTTTAACGTCGACTTCGCTCCCTCATGCGATGTCGCCACGAGCGAGTCCAGCAACATGCGGCGTCGCTCGTTTGGTGCCGAGGCATCTCTCGTGGGTCGCATGGCCGCAGCGCAGATCGAGGCCTTCGAAGACGAGGGGATCCTGTGTTGCGCCAAACACTTTCCCGGCATCGGGGATCCGGAGAACGATAGCCATGCGAGCTCGATCTACTCCAACAAGACGCGTGAGGAGCTCGCGGCGCAGCTAGCGCCTTTCGTGGCGGCCATCGTGGCAGGCGTTCCCATGGTGATGGTGGGGCATCTATCGCTCCCGCAAATCACGGGCAGTGCCATTCCGGCCTCGATTTCGCCGGACATCGTGCAGGGGATACTTCGTGACGAGATTGGCTACGATGGCGTCGTGACGACGGATTCGCTCGGGATGGGCGCGCTGCTCGAGTTCTGCTCGCCGGGCGACGTGGGCGTCGCAGCCATTGAGGCCGGCTGTGACATCGCGCTCATGCCATCCGAATTCGATGCCGCCTATGCAGGGCTGGTGGATGCCATCAACGGCGGTCGCATTCCCATGGAGCGCGTCGACCAGTCGCTCATGCGCATTCTCACGCTCAAGCTCAAGAGCTTCCCGGAGCTTTTTGACGAGACGATTCAAGAAGAACTTGCGAAAACCCGCTAA
- a CDS encoding metalloregulator ArsR/SmtB family transcription factor, with protein MAAQAADKQNDELMTDLAGLFKMFSDPTRVKILNILLDGEKCVGDVAAQMNMSAAAVSHHLRMLRQGNLVIDHRQGKEVFYSLADDHVVSILSLGMEHVTE; from the coding sequence ATGGCTGCCCAAGCGGCTGACAAGCAAAATGACGAACTCATGACCGACCTGGCCGGTCTTTTCAAGATGTTCTCCGACCCCACGCGCGTGAAGATCCTCAACATTCTGCTCGATGGAGAAAAATGCGTGGGCGATGTTGCTGCCCAGATGAACATGAGCGCCGCCGCCGTGAGCCATCATCTGCGCATGTTGCGCCAGGGCAATCTCGTCATCGACCATCGCCAGGGCAAGGAAGTCTTCTACTCGCTGGCTGACGACCATGTCGTGTCGATTCTCTCGCTCGGCATGGAGCACGTGACCGAGTAG
- a CDS encoding heavy metal translocating P-type ATPase: protein MSDAAVCKDDHCHCHGHDHDHGQSHGHDHVHDDGHCHCHDEGGGWEVTLRLIVVTACIYVAGLVANFVNPLGIMDITWVKYVVFLVPYLMVGLPVLIGAAKGIARRELLDEQFLMAVATIAAFAIGEAAEAVAVMLFYQVGEWFQDRAVDNSRKSISSLVEIKATYANVEEAGVIKRVDPEDVKVGDIIVVIAGERVPLDGIIVKGASELDTSALTGESMPSFLEPGQEVLSGFVNGTNTLHVRVTRPFEDSAVSRVLDMVTNAASKKAKTEAFVRRFARVYTPIVVGAALLLAVVPPLVLGPANPAIWADFIERACVFLVISCPCALVISVPLSFYCGIGSLSRRGVLAKGGNYLEQLARVETVVFDKTGTLTQGKFHVEAIAPVEGVTPERLLGLAAHVEQRSTHPIAQSICDAYAERLGISPTLNLPEHSDEVAETPGHGLCAECVEGRICVGNDKLMDREGIVWTSSDQPGTVIHVALDGIYLGYLVVSDEIKPQAREAIEELKALGVRDTVMLTGDKEPVAQRIASKLGIDRFFAQLLPGDKVAKVEELLVQKGAGSKETLAFVGDGINDAPALARADVGIAMGAMGSDAAIEAADIVLMDDNPARIADAVKLSRKTVVNARENVVFAIAVKFAVFVLGALGIANMWMAVFADTGVAMLCVLNAMRLLRAPLVISSEAAGLSCHFDRRRVAP, encoded by the coding sequence ATGAGCGACGCGGCGGTATGCAAGGACGATCACTGTCATTGTCATGGACACGATCATGATCATGGGCAGAGCCATGGTCATGACCACGTGCATGATGACGGCCACTGCCACTGTCATGACGAGGGTGGCGGATGGGAGGTCACGCTCAGGCTCATCGTGGTGACCGCCTGCATTTACGTGGCGGGTCTCGTGGCCAACTTCGTCAACCCTCTCGGCATCATGGACATTACCTGGGTCAAGTATGTGGTCTTCCTCGTCCCCTATCTGATGGTTGGATTGCCCGTCCTCATCGGTGCCGCCAAGGGCATCGCTCGTCGCGAGCTGCTCGACGAACAGTTTCTCATGGCGGTGGCCACCATCGCGGCATTTGCGATTGGCGAGGCAGCGGAAGCCGTCGCCGTCATGCTGTTCTACCAGGTGGGCGAGTGGTTCCAAGACCGGGCGGTCGATAACTCGCGCAAGTCGATCTCATCTCTCGTCGAGATCAAGGCAACGTACGCAAACGTCGAGGAGGCCGGCGTCATCAAGCGCGTCGATCCGGAGGATGTCAAGGTGGGCGATATCATCGTCGTCATCGCCGGTGAGCGCGTGCCGCTCGATGGAATCATCGTGAAGGGGGCGAGTGAGCTCGACACCTCGGCACTCACGGGCGAGTCGATGCCAAGCTTCCTCGAACCAGGCCAGGAAGTGCTCTCCGGCTTTGTCAACGGGACGAACACGCTACACGTGCGCGTGACACGGCCCTTCGAGGATTCCGCCGTTTCGCGCGTGCTCGACATGGTGACCAATGCTGCCTCCAAGAAGGCGAAGACCGAGGCCTTCGTCCGCCGCTTCGCCCGTGTCTACACGCCCATCGTCGTGGGCGCGGCGCTTCTGCTCGCCGTCGTTCCGCCGCTCGTGCTCGGGCCCGCCAATCCGGCCATATGGGCTGACTTCATCGAGCGCGCCTGCGTCTTCCTTGTCATCTCGTGCCCCTGTGCGCTGGTTATCTCGGTGCCTTTGAGCTTCTATTGCGGCATAGGCAGCCTTTCCCGTCGAGGCGTGCTCGCAAAAGGCGGCAACTATCTCGAGCAGCTCGCCCGGGTCGAGACCGTCGTCTTCGACAAGACCGGCACGCTCACGCAGGGAAAGTTTCATGTCGAGGCAATCGCCCCGGTCGAGGGCGTCACGCCCGAGCGTCTGCTGGGGCTTGCCGCTCATGTGGAGCAGCGCTCGACGCATCCGATCGCGCAGTCCATCTGCGACGCGTATGCCGAGCGCCTCGGCATATCTCCGACCTTGAACCTGCCCGAGCACAGTGACGAGGTTGCCGAGACGCCGGGCCATGGCCTGTGCGCCGAGTGCGTGGAGGGTCGCATCTGCGTCGGCAACGACAAGCTCATGGACCGCGAGGGCATCGTCTGGACGAGCTCTGATCAGCCCGGAACCGTCATTCACGTCGCGCTCGACGGGATCTACCTGGGATACCTGGTGGTTTCCGACGAGATCAAACCCCAGGCTCGCGAGGCCATCGAGGAGCTCAAGGCCCTCGGCGTGCGCGATACGGTCATGCTCACGGGCGACAAGGAGCCCGTCGCCCAGCGCATCGCCTCGAAGCTCGGAATCGACCGCTTCTTCGCGCAATTGCTGCCGGGTGACAAGGTCGCCAAGGTCGAGGAGCTTCTGGTACAGAAGGGTGCTGGCTCCAAGGAGACGCTCGCGTTTGTGGGAGACGGCATCAACGATGCTCCGGCGCTTGCCCGTGCCGATGTTGGCATCGCCATGGGAGCCATGGGCTCAGACGCGGCTATCGAGGCAGCTGACATCGTGCTCATGGACGATAATCCCGCACGCATTGCCGATGCGGTGAAGCTCTCGCGCAAGACGGTTGTCAACGCGCGGGAGAACGTGGTGTTCGCCATTGCCGTGAAGTTCGCGGTCTTCGTGCTCGGTGCCCTCGGCATCGCCAACATGTGGATGGCCGTTTTCGCCGATACCGGTGTCGCTATGCTCTGCGTCCTCAACGCCATGCGCCTGCTGCGCGCACCCCTTGTCATTTCGAGCGAAGCGGCGGGTCTCTCTTGTCATTTCGACCGGAGGCGCGTAGCGCCGTAG